A DNA window from Solanum lycopersicum chromosome 3, SLM_r2.1 contains the following coding sequences:
- the LOC138347412 gene encoding grpE protein homolog 2, mitochondrial-like codes for MSKRHIKKVVSSDSDLDTDDLSRDDLVKVVVEKEELLKIKDDEFQKMKKKSLRSYVEMENVINRTKREEGNFKKFAIQVSFSRHVLCQILLHLLIGVVPLLKTLSEGVEMNDK; via the coding sequence atgagtAAAAGACATATTAAAAAAGTTGTATCTTCTGATTCTGATTTAGATACAGACGATCTTTCTAGGGATGACTTGGTGAAAGTAGTGGTTGAGAAGGAAGAACtcctaaaaataaaagatgatgagtttcagaaaatgaagaaaaaatctCTTAGATCTTATGTAGAGATGGAGAATGTAATCAATAGAACAAAACGAGAAGAAGGAAATTTCAAGAAGTTTGCCATTCAAGTTAGTTTTTCTAGGCACGTGCTTTGCCAGATACTCCTTCATTTACTTATTGGTGTTGTGCCACTTCTGAAGACACTTTCGGAAGGTGTtgaaatgaatgataaataG